The following is a genomic window from Thermoanaerobacterales bacterium.
TGCTCTGATCGACTTTGGAGCACTTATTTGTCGGCCGCAGCAGCCCCTTTGCGCAGGGTGTCCCGTAAGACGTCACTGCGCGACAGCCAGGCGTGGCTTCGATAGTGATAAAGGGATTGAGTCCGGTAGGACCGGTGGGGGAGTCTGTGATGGTTGACTCGGTAACCCTCATTCCATCTGCCCGTAGGCTGGTACAATCTCTTCGCGACATAGGCTACGATCTTCCGACGGCTGTCGCGGATCTCCTCGATAACAGTATCGAGGCTGACGCAACTATGGTCCGGGTGGATTTTAGTTTCGAAGGTCCTGATTCGTGGATTCGCATCGCCGATAACGGTCGAGGGATGTCCCCAGACGAGCTTGACGAGGCGCTGCGCTACGGAACACGACGGCCCTATGATGAGTTCCACCTGGGCAAGTTCGGTCTGGGCCTGAAGACTGCGTCCCTCAGTCAATGTCGGTGCTTGACGGTCGTAACCCGCACGAAGGAAGATCCCGAGCGTTTGGAAATTCGCCGATGGGATATTGACCATATTGACCAGGCAGACACCTGGGAAGCCCTCAAACTTAAAGCGGCGGACTGTCGGCCCGAGTGCACTGCCCCTCTCACAGGTTCTACGGGAACCGTGGTCTTTTGGGAGAAGCTAGACCGAATCCTGAACTACAAGGACCCGTTGGGCGGGTGGGCCAGGGAAGGTTTTGCCCGTCTCTGCAGGGATGTTGAGGAACATCTTGCCATGGTATTCCATCGTTTTCTCTCTGGTGAGGCCACGCGGGAACTTCCACTGTGCATTTTCATCAACGGAAACCTGGTTGAACCCTGGGATCCTTTCGCACGTTCCGAACCAGCAACGCAGTCACTGGGTCCCCAGGATCTCGTGTTCCACCATAACGGGCGGCCTCTCACCGTTACGGTGCACCCCTACGTCTTGCCCAACGAGGCTCAGTTTTCATCGTCGCGGGCTCGTGCGGTAGCGTCCGGTCCGAAAAGGTGGAATCGTCAGCAGGGCTTCTACATCTACCGTGCTAACCGAATGATCCAGAGCGGCGGTTGG
Proteins encoded in this region:
- a CDS encoding ATP-binding protein, which translates into the protein MVDSVTLIPSARRLVQSLRDIGYDLPTAVADLLDNSIEADATMVRVDFSFEGPDSWIRIADNGRGMSPDELDEALRYGTRRPYDEFHLGKFGLGLKTASLSQCRCLTVVTRTKEDPERLEIRRWDIDHIDQADTWEALKLKAADCRPECTAPLTGSTGTVVFWEKLDRILNYKDPLGGWAREGFARLCRDVEEHLAMVFHRFLSGEATRELPLCIFINGNLVEPWDPFARSEPATQSLGPQDLVFHHNGRPLTVTVHPYVLPNEAQFSSSRARAVASGPKRWNRQQGFYIYRANRMIQSGGWNRLRTLDEHTKLARIAIDFSPSADTAFKINVAKMSVQLPDEIKNDLSAIASAVARRADDAYRRLKTPLLRRPGRSKPVVTPGGGHGVFEEPYTYHPDRLQPGVTPESGNRFGLAKPDNTVLPGNKGECYQTGRDLACAVVRVLRHELAGQPELLSRVLTALSELSNEFSVVFNRKDADLL